In Candidatus Paceibacterota bacterium, the following proteins share a genomic window:
- a CDS encoding class I SAM-dependent methyltransferase: protein MKTEIEKEYGEQEYVRHTAPYKAYLQALEAVFDWTIVDSFIDLGCNNGCLIEVLHRKYPHIDILGLDYFEWAKKHADESIRENIKKADLGLPYSFGKQYSIVNCSEVGEHLPPKVEDVLIENITKASKDIIILTWSNVKINSTSNNQHVNPHSRKYVISKLKLKGFGYWEEATDKIINILRLSLDGIGHMWWADNIMVFKKIVFFPIKSRYFIQGINTNNESHKKDLSPNRFSSYGSKTLQFELKELTDKIRYCVANRIKLSILRASDGDYFFLKKIPIGSASPGRRALTIAYEDINIDLFRSSFWHNDVITFNLGPGTITSWRSFIMTELPVKILGKIFKRGFHLLNNKKIRYGLNLISRYLTFLNILPIISVWLYSFKRGYDYFRKAFRLTLGDTPSCESVYALVTTKWLFNNFKDEIGIIAGDEKLELIKELASRKAYCEYIGIESFCDYIPVPQKGAANNVEALAKSMSEKVSKSKAKIFLVGAGSSKVALIPLLQTYSDAVFIDVGAGIDALAGIVCQDRPYFADWINYRIKDRDYSKIDFMDKGNPAWNNPVYKVVTIS from the coding sequence ATGAAGACGGAAATCGAAAAAGAATATGGGGAACAAGAATATGTTCGCCATACAGCGCCATACAAAGCATATCTTCAAGCATTAGAAGCGGTATTTGATTGGACGATCGTCGATAGTTTTATAGACCTTGGTTGTAATAATGGCTGTTTGATCGAAGTTTTGCATAGAAAGTATCCACATATCGATATTTTAGGATTAGATTATTTTGAATGGGCGAAAAAGCACGCAGACGAATCCATTCGCGAAAATATTAAAAAGGCCGATTTGGGCTTACCATACAGTTTTGGAAAACAATATAGTATTGTTAATTGTTCAGAAGTTGGTGAGCACCTTCCGCCGAAGGTGGAGGACGTATTGATAGAAAATATAACCAAAGCGTCTAAAGATATAATTATATTGACATGGTCTAATGTTAAGATCAACTCTACCAGTAATAATCAACATGTTAATCCGCATTCCAGAAAATATGTAATATCGAAGCTTAAGCTTAAAGGATTTGGATATTGGGAGGAAGCTACAGATAAGATTATAAATATTTTAAGATTATCACTCGATGGAATTGGACATATGTGGTGGGCAGACAATATTATGGTATTTAAGAAGATTGTCTTTTTCCCTATTAAGTCGCGATACTTTATTCAGGGTATTAATACAAATAATGAATCCCATAAGAAAGACTTGTCACCAAACAGATTCTCTTCTTATGGAAGTAAGACATTGCAATTCGAATTAAAAGAGCTTACCGACAAGATCAGATATTGTGTTGCAAATAGAATAAAACTTAGTATTTTACGTGCAAGTGATGGTGATTATTTTTTCTTAAAAAAAATACCTATAGGAAGTGCTAGTCCTGGAAGAAGGGCGCTTACTATTGCTTATGAAGATATAAATATAGACTTGTTTAGGTCTTCATTTTGGCATAATGATGTCATTACCTTTAATCTTGGACCAGGAACGATTACCTCATGGAGGAGTTTTATAATGACAGAGTTACCCGTAAAGATTCTTGGTAAGATTTTTAAGAGGGGATTTCATTTATTAAATAATAAGAAGATAAGATACGGTTTAAATCTAATATCAAGATATCTTACTTTTCTTAATATTCTACCTATAATCTCTGTCTGGCTGTATTCTTTCAAGAGGGGTTATGACTATTTTAGAAAAGCCTTCAGGCTTACCCTAGGCGATACTCCATCCTGCGAATCTGTCTATGCTCTCGTCACGACGAAATGGCTTTTTAATAATTTCAAAGATGAAATAGGTATAATTGCTGGTGACGAGAAATTGGAGCTTATAAAAGAACTAGCTAGTAGAAAAGCGTATTGCGAATATATAGGAATAGAATCCTTTTGTGATTATATTCCTGTCCCGCAAAAAGGCGCGGCTAATAATGTAGAGGCATTGGCTAAGTCGATGTCTGAAAAGGTTAGTAAGAGTAAAGCAAAGATATTTTTAGTCGGAGCGGGAAGTAGTAAAGTCGCTCTTATCCCTCTTTTACAGACTTATAGTGATGCCGTCTTTATAGATGTCGGAGCCGGCATAGATGCTTTAGCCGGAATTGTGTGCCAAGATCGTCCTTATTTTGCAGATTGGATAAATTACCGCATAAAAGACAGAGATTATTCAAAGATCGATTTTATGGATAAGGGCAATCCAGCATGGAATAATCCTGTTTACAAAGTGGTGACCATATCTTGA
- a CDS encoding class I SAM-dependent methyltransferase, with the protein MERYNKDKMTVNSKEYDDLLKKEIEIWSRYKGSEDGSGFKERKESAPYQTYRRGTTELMLEYIRKCGNNISVLELGSADGWLTNEIINLSGVKDITSIDISLNDNLEKRYNHKSIVLRGDLNKIDRIKFYQKFDCIITQGTLHHLVDPLNTLRYCIDNLLKEKGVIIINDTWVHQAIQLKTNAFLYSILNRLPHAIFKLNIKELLKILFYRIPCILFSMKFAESVAHSHNTSPFESISSADDYKELYDRKDLEILYFRNFAALPGLQNSWSKSPRIIKDVVQKMDDFLIEKGWFVGDLHICILKKIN; encoded by the coding sequence ATGGAAAGATATAATAAAGACAAGATGACGGTAAACTCCAAGGAGTATGATGACTTACTTAAAAAAGAGATAGAAATCTGGAGTAGGTATAAAGGTTCAGAAGATGGAAGCGGTTTTAAAGAGAGAAAAGAGTCGGCCCCTTACCAAACTTATAGAAGAGGCACGACTGAACTCATGTTGGAATATATTAGGAAATGTGGAAATAATATAAGTGTTTTGGAATTAGGAAGCGCTGATGGCTGGTTAACCAATGAAATTATAAATCTAAGTGGAGTAAAAGACATAACCTCAATAGATATATCATTAAATGATAATTTAGAGAAAAGATACAACCATAAAAGCATAGTATTACGGGGAGATTTGAATAAAATAGACAGAATCAAATTCTATCAAAAATTTGATTGTATAATCACTCAAGGCACCTTACACCACTTGGTAGATCCGCTTAATACCTTAAGATACTGTATTGATAATCTACTAAAAGAAAAGGGGGTTATTATAATCAATGACACCTGGGTTCATCAAGCTATACAATTAAAAACAAACGCCTTCCTATATTCAATCCTAAACAGACTACCTCATGCAATATTTAAATTAAATATCAAAGAATTATTAAAAATACTATTCTATAGAATTCCATGTATTTTATTCAGTATGAAATTCGCAGAATCAGTTGCTCATTCTCACAATACCTCCCCGTTTGAATCTATATCTTCTGCAGACGATTATAAAGAGTTGTATGACAGAAAAGATTTAGAGATATTATACTTCAGAAACTTTGCTGCATTACCGGGATTGCAAAACAGTTGGAGTAAGTCGCCAAGAATAATAAAAGACGTGGTTCAAAAGATGGATGATTTCTTAATTGAGAAGGGGTGGTTCGTTGGAGATTTACATATCTGTATACTAAAGAAAATAAACTAA
- a CDS encoding alpha-1,2-fucosyltransferase — protein sequence MIIVRLSGGLGNQMFQYAFGKSVSIKTGRKLKFDISFFDKQNHRKLEIINYLTNIDTATKDEIINTLFPRNILLKKIASIFKGVWRFSNNYIQEVKSFAFEKNVFEINRSLYFDGYWQNLNYFDDIRDILLKEFQPKETLDDYSLSIEQKMSLGESVSIHVRAGDYLKIPEVRDICNGEYYSKAVSIIKEKIMSPNFFVFCEDEDYAKKILPKDLKYTVIHSNINKPFIDLLLMSKSRNNIIANSSFSWWGAWLNQNQGKTVVCPKVWHNKHKEADITPVDWIKIESGFLSNRKYGKI from the coding sequence ATGATTATTGTTAGACTTTCTGGAGGTTTGGGAAATCAAATGTTCCAATATGCTTTCGGTAAAAGTGTCTCCATTAAAACTGGACGAAAATTAAAGTTTGATATAAGTTTTTTCGATAAACAAAATCACAGAAAATTGGAGATAATAAATTATCTGACTAATATAGATACTGCTACAAAAGATGAGATCATTAATACGCTATTTCCCAGAAATATATTACTGAAGAAAATAGCTTCTATTTTTAAAGGTGTTTGGAGGTTTTCTAATAACTATATCCAAGAGGTAAAATCTTTCGCTTTTGAGAAAAATGTCTTCGAGATCAATAGAAGTTTATATTTTGACGGCTACTGGCAAAACCTCAATTATTTTGATGATATCAGAGATATACTTTTAAAGGAATTCCAGCCAAAAGAAACGCTTGATGACTATTCCCTATCCATTGAGCAAAAGATGTCTCTAGGGGAGTCTGTTTCAATTCACGTAAGAGCTGGTGATTATTTAAAAATACCTGAAGTCAGAGATATCTGTAATGGTGAATACTACTCGAAAGCGGTGTCTATAATCAAAGAAAAAATAATGAGTCCAAACTTTTTTGTATTTTGTGAAGATGAAGACTATGCAAAAAAAATACTACCAAAAGACCTTAAATATACTGTGATTCATTCAAATATTAATAAACCATTTATAGATTTGTTATTAATGTCGAAAAGCAGAAATAACATTATTGCCAATAGTTCATTTAGTTGGTGGGGTGCTTGGCTTAATCAAAATCAAGGGAAGACTGTTGTCTGTCCGAAGGTTTGGCATAATAAACACAAGGAAGCAGATATTACTCCTGTAGATTGGATTAAAATAGAATCTGGATTTTTAAGTAATAGAAAATATGGAAAGATATAA
- a CDS encoding flippase, with protein sequence MQTLSWNYIVEKWKHVGFQKYFKNMSWMFLAKIGSMAVSLLATIYIARHLGPTNYGELSYAVSFVSIFSFIAVLGIDQVLYRDLIQYPEKRNLYMGSALGLRLGASILAIILCSTFALWFSPKDVSLFLIFLLSISFIFNSFNIISNEFQANVQSKYPSLLSLYVTIILNILKILVLVFGKGVIYLAFVLLLESIFYAVGLLYYRTKLYKMISEWSFSKEVAKKILHDSWPLIFSSAFALIYSRIDQIMIKNMMDAKSVGLYDAAVRLSEVWYLVPNIIVSSMFPAIINAKKISEEIYYRRIKKLGLILLILSIIIAIPTTLLAELIIKIIFGPAFIGAVLILQIYIWSNISTSLNMLANYYLVAENYKKTLFFSSFLGMSINVILNIFLIPKYGMAGAAFATFISYSIPFAFIFTTSKIKKILCY encoded by the coding sequence ATGCAGACTCTTTCTTGGAATTACATAGTAGAGAAATGGAAACACGTTGGATTTCAGAAATATTTCAAAAATATGAGCTGGATGTTTCTAGCAAAAATAGGAAGTATGGCTGTCTCCCTTTTAGCCACTATCTATATCGCAAGACATTTGGGTCCAACAAACTATGGAGAGTTAAGCTATGCAGTTAGTTTTGTGTCCATATTCTCTTTTATCGCCGTCCTTGGAATCGATCAGGTACTATACAGAGATTTAATTCAATATCCAGAAAAAAGGAATTTATACATGGGTTCAGCTTTGGGGCTTAGGTTGGGAGCATCTATCCTAGCTATAATCCTCTGCTCGACATTTGCTCTGTGGTTTTCTCCTAAAGATGTCTCCTTATTTCTAATATTTTTACTAAGTATTAGTTTCATTTTCAATTCTTTTAATATAATTAGTAATGAATTTCAAGCAAACGTTCAATCAAAATATCCTTCACTCCTATCTTTATATGTAACAATAATTCTGAACATATTAAAGATATTAGTTTTGGTCTTTGGAAAAGGAGTTATATATCTGGCATTTGTTCTACTTTTAGAATCAATCTTTTATGCTGTCGGGCTTCTATACTATCGAACAAAACTCTATAAAATGATTTCAGAGTGGTCCTTTAGTAAAGAAGTGGCAAAGAAAATACTTCATGATTCTTGGCCACTCATCTTTTCATCTGCCTTTGCTTTAATATATTCTAGAATTGACCAGATTATGATAAAAAATATGATGGATGCAAAATCCGTCGGTCTATATGATGCCGCAGTTAGACTATCTGAAGTCTGGTATCTCGTGCCAAATATAATAGTCTCTTCGATGTTTCCGGCGATTATAAATGCCAAGAAAATATCTGAAGAAATTTATTATAGGAGAATTAAAAAGCTGGGTCTGATATTATTAATTCTTTCTATAATAATTGCCATACCGACTACACTACTAGCTGAATTAATAATAAAGATAATCTTCGGTCCGGCATTTATCGGAGCAGTATTGATACTTCAAATATATATTTGGAGTAATATTTCCACATCTTTAAATATGCTTGCCAACTATTATCTTGTGGCAGAAAATTACAAAAAGACTCTATTTTTCTCATCCTTTCTTGGTATGTCAATAAATGTCATACTAAATATATTCCTCATACCAAAATATGGTATGGCAGGAGCAGCATTCGCTACTTTTATATCATATTCAATCCCTTTTGCTTTTATCTTTACGACTTCTAAAATTAAAAAAATCTTATGCTATTAG
- a CDS encoding O-antigen ligase family protein translates to MTNTNINNIVKYAIFTGLWAVLLIPFYVANTMFFPYIVGKNFAFRIIIEIIFALWVYLAFIDVKYRPKCSIVLRTTIIFTAIMFLADILAVAPVKAFWSNFERMDGWITLIHLLMYLLVFGSVMKTEKLWLWFFRSSLAMSVVMILFVTKEWLSTGATRVSVTLGNPIYVAILFLFNFFFALILLYKDVIILKTNSLRPWLEIFKSWLTYVYLIIAFLCVFGIWRTSTRGVILGLLGGLFVSALMIAIFEKKDKIMRKVAIGGVVAIVVIIVGFFAIKNTEFVKNNATLSRLAAISWQNVNGQGQARQYVWPMAFQGVKEKPILGWGQDGFNYVFNKYYDPRMYAQEQWFDRAHNMPIDILVAGGILGLISYLSIFVAALWLIWKRRERLGITDAALLVGVLAGYFFQNLFVFDNLISYILFFVVLAYLHSSDTENDTEKDNGKNYHINQELINYIVAPLLVVILGVSFWYLNYKPISANLNLIRALQPLEGGLSVNLDLFKKILSSESVGTPEIREQLLSVVPRIVSINVDQKIKQDFVELAYNEIQKQVAETPNDARYQFFAGQFLANLGQYQESLQYFQKAVELSPTKLTMLSDLSKTLAYVGDKKQALEVAKRAYDLMPEYVDVKIGYIFALIINGDEKAAKDLLGATTTTDERIVRAYLINASDYLRKGDKWSAVAEVEKAIKISPNFEAQGRGVIDGIWKGEIKE, encoded by the coding sequence ATGACAAATACGAATATAAATAATATTGTTAAGTATGCGATTTTCACGGGCCTCTGGGCTGTGCTTTTGATACCATTTTATGTGGCGAATACAATGTTTTTTCCTTATATCGTTGGAAAAAACTTTGCTTTCAGAATAATCATTGAAATAATTTTCGCTCTCTGGGTATATCTTGCCTTTATTGACGTGAAATACAGACCGAAATGTTCAATAGTTTTGAGGACGACAATAATCTTTACAGCGATAATGTTTCTAGCAGATATTCTTGCCGTCGCGCCGGTAAAAGCTTTCTGGAGCAACTTTGAGAGAATGGACGGATGGATTACTTTGATACATTTACTTATGTATCTATTAGTCTTTGGTTCTGTAATGAAAACAGAAAAGCTTTGGTTGTGGTTCTTCAGATCGTCTTTGGCTATGAGTGTTGTTATGATTTTGTTTGTTACAAAAGAATGGCTTTCAACTGGAGCAACTAGAGTCTCCGTAACTCTCGGCAATCCAATCTATGTTGCTATTTTATTTCTCTTCAATTTTTTCTTTGCACTGATTCTGCTTTATAAAGACGTAATCATTTTAAAGACAAATAGTTTAAGACCATGGTTAGAGATTTTTAAATCCTGGCTGACATATGTATATCTTATAATTGCATTTCTCTGTGTTTTCGGTATCTGGAGAACAAGCACTAGGGGTGTAATACTCGGTCTCCTTGGGGGACTCTTTGTTTCGGCTTTGATGATTGCGATCTTTGAGAAAAAAGACAAAATAATGAGGAAAGTTGCAATCGGAGGGGTTGTTGCCATTGTCGTCATTATTGTTGGATTCTTTGCTATTAAGAATACTGAATTTGTTAAAAATAATGCAACACTAAGTAGGCTTGCAGCGATTTCTTGGCAAAATGTAAACGGGCAAGGACAAGCAAGACAATATGTCTGGCCAATGGCATTCCAGGGTGTAAAAGAAAAGCCCATTTTAGGTTGGGGACAAGACGGGTTTAATTATGTTTTTAACAAATATTATGATCCTAGAATGTATGCCCAAGAACAATGGTTTGATAGGGCTCATAATATGCCGATTGACATACTCGTGGCTGGTGGAATACTTGGTCTTATCTCTTATCTCAGCATTTTTGTCGCAGCACTTTGGTTGATTTGGAAGAGGAGAGAAAGGCTTGGTATTACAGACGCAGCACTTCTGGTCGGAGTCTTGGCTGGGTATTTTTTTCAAAATCTTTTCGTCTTTGATAATTTAATTAGTTATATCTTGTTTTTTGTAGTACTAGCGTATTTACATTCAAGTGATACAGAAAATGATACAGAGAAAGATAATGGAAAAAACTACCATATTAATCAGGAATTAATAAACTATATTGTTGCTCCTTTGTTGGTGGTCATCCTCGGTGTTTCATTTTGGTATCTAAATTATAAACCGATTTCTGCAAACTTAAATTTGATACGAGCATTACAACCTTTAGAAGGAGGGCTTTCTGTAAATCTAGATCTTTTTAAGAAAATCTTGTCCTCCGAATCAGTCGGTACACCTGAGATCAGAGAGCAACTCCTAAGTGTCGTTCCGAGAATTGTCTCCATAAACGTGGATCAGAAGATTAAGCAAGATTTTGTTGAATTAGCATACAATGAAATACAAAAACAAGTGGCCGAAACTCCAAACGATGCAAGGTATCAATTCTTTGCAGGACAGTTTTTGGCGAATCTAGGACAGTATCAAGAATCTTTACAATATTTTCAAAAAGCAGTTGAACTTTCACCCACAAAGCTAACCATGTTATCTGATTTATCCAAGACATTGGCTTACGTTGGAGATAAAAAGCAAGCGCTAGAAGTAGCAAAGAGGGCTTATGATCTGATGCCAGAATATGTTGATGTGAAAATAGGTTATATTTTTGCTCTTATAATAAATGGGGATGAAAAGGCGGCAAAAGATTTGTTGGGTGCTACAACCACAACAGATGAGAGGATAGTCAGGGCATATCTTATAAATGCCTCGGATTACCTAAGAAAAGGAGATAAATGGAGTGCTGTGGCGGAAGTAGAGAAGGCGATTAAGATATCCCCCAATTTTGAAGCACAGGGAAGGGGTGTGATAGATGGCATTTGGAAAGGGGAGATCAAGGAATAA
- the murB gene encoding UDP-N-acetylmuramate dehydrogenase, with amino-acid sequence MEIKKFVNLSKYSTFKIGGDARFFCEVSNEAELKEALAFAEKENLRFFILGNGSNLLISDLGFDGFIIKNNIKSLNIESENSDEVVISAGAGEDWADFVKYSINENLSGVENLSGIPSSVGASAVQNIGAYGVEAKDIIACVEGLDANNGESFLLKNRECNFNYRDSIFKKNKNLIITKVYFNLGRKFMPKIEYPDLKKVFEGEKKLTPKMIGEAIIKIRKEKLPDLEKYGTAGSYFKNPVITEEKYLEIAKKYPELPKFPSGEGFAKIPLGYVLDKICGLKGFRQGNAGFYEKQALILVNFDGAKSIDIIALENLAKKMVKAKLGIDIEAEVEKI; translated from the coding sequence ATGGAAATTAAAAAGTTTGTAAATCTTTCAAAATATTCTACTTTCAAGATCGGCGGAGACGCGCGGTTTTTTTGTGAAGTTTCAAATGAAGCTGAGCTTAAAGAAGCTTTGGCTTTTGCAGAAAAAGAAAATCTACGTTTTTTTATTCTAGGCAATGGTTCCAATCTTTTGATATCAGATTTAGGTTTTGATGGATTTATTATAAAAAATAATATTAAAAGTTTGAATATTGAATCGGAGAATTCCGATGAAGTGGTTATTTCCGCCGGTGCAGGGGAGGACTGGGCCGACTTTGTAAAATACTCTATAAATGAAAATCTTTCGGGCGTAGAAAATCTTTCGGGAATACCAAGTTCTGTCGGAGCTTCGGCGGTGCAGAATATTGGTGCCTACGGTGTGGAAGCAAAAGATATTATAGCTTGTGTGGAGGGTTTAGATGCAAATAACGGAGAGAGCTTTTTATTGAAAAATAGAGAATGCAATTTTAACTATCGCGATAGTATTTTTAAGAAAAACAAGAATTTGATAATTACAAAAGTCTATTTCAATCTAGGAAGAAAGTTTATGCCGAAAATAGAATATCCGGATTTAAAAAAGGTTTTTGAAGGAGAGAAAAAACTTACACCCAAAATGATTGGCGAAGCTATAATCAAAATCCGCAAAGAAAAACTTCCAGATTTGGAAAAATACGGCACAGCCGGCTCGTATTTCAAAAATCCAGTAATTACTGAAGAAAAATATTTAGAAATTGCAAAAAAATATCCGGAATTACCCAAATTTCCATCAGGAGAAGGCTTTGCAAAAATTCCACTTGGATATGTGCTCGATAAAATCTGCGGTCTCAAAGGTTTTCGACAAGGCAACGCCGGATTTTATGAAAAACAGGCTCTGATTCTTGTGAATTTTGATGGAGCAAAGAGCATCGATATTATTGCTCTTGAAAATCTTGCAAAAAAGATGGTAAAAGCAAAACTCGGTATTGATATAGAAGCAGAGGTGGAGAAAATCTAA
- the secA gene encoding preprotein translocase subunit SecA, translating to MFLSKIFGDRHTRYIKTLQPIVEKIGSFELSLKALSDEALKAKTLEFRSRIEKGETLDDILPEAFACVREAAVRTLKQRHFDVQLVGGIILHRGNIAEMKTGEGKTLVATLPVYLNALSGKGVHVVTVNDYLSRRDAVWMGQIYNALGLSVGVINHEASYLYDPAHKELDEKRDELGAFKVMHEFLRPCTRKESYNADITYGTNNEFGFDYLRDNIEYNLADLRQRDYNFAIVDEVDSILIDEARTPLIISAPTAESGDFYGLFARIVRDFVKDVDFTVEEKHKAIQLTDAGINKAEKALNVDNIYTDGGIKYVHHLETAVRAKALFELNKDYVIREEEVVIVDEFTGRLQPGRRWSEGLHQAIEAKENVKVQKESRTFASITFQNYFRMYKKLSGMTGTAITSSEEFFKVYHMDTIPVPTNKLVDRKDLNDFIFQTENGKFKALARKVKELNRLGQPVLIGTVSIEKNEVLSEYLKKEGVPHNVLNAKNHEKEGEIVAQAGKLGAVTVATNMAGRGVDIKLGGVPFDQSTYEKVKSLGGLYVIGTERHEARRIDNQLRGRSGRQGDPGTTQFFVSMEDSLMRIFASDTVKKMMGRFGIPEDEPIENYLITKSLENAQEKIEGFNFDSRKHVLEYDDVLNFQRKTVYERRRKILVGGIDAVKEKLAEIATDEESEKIINEKIKQFGEAEFYRVMRVIMLQAIDMFWVDHLEMMDYLRGSVNLRAYGQRDPLVEYKKDGLRLFKEMQIAINEQVLKLLPHVGAGAFQAEEEKLKETQKHMKVAGAEGKTDSIAAPVRSGDKVGRNDPCPCGSGKKYKHCHGKDK from the coding sequence ATGTTTCTATCAAAGATTTTTGGTGACAGACATACACGATATATAAAGACACTTCAGCCGATTGTTGAGAAAATCGGTTCTTTTGAGCTATCACTGAAAGCTCTTTCGGATGAGGCTCTGAAAGCCAAGACTTTAGAATTCAGATCAAGAATTGAGAAAGGCGAGACGCTCGATGATATTTTGCCGGAAGCTTTTGCCTGCGTACGAGAAGCGGCGGTAAGAACTCTCAAACAAAGACATTTTGATGTTCAGCTTGTCGGAGGAATTATCTTACATAGAGGAAATATAGCCGAAATGAAGACAGGAGAAGGTAAAACTCTCGTGGCGACTTTACCAGTTTATCTGAATGCACTTTCGGGAAAAGGCGTGCATGTTGTGACTGTAAACGACTATCTTTCAAGAAGAGATGCTGTTTGGATGGGACAGATTTACAATGCACTCGGACTTTCTGTCGGTGTTATAAATCACGAGGCATCGTATCTTTATGATCCGGCTCACAAAGAGCTTGATGAAAAAAGAGATGAGCTCGGCGCATTCAAAGTTATGCACGAATTCTTGAGACCTTGCACGAGAAAAGAATCATACAATGCGGATATTACTTATGGTACGAACAATGAATTTGGTTTTGATTATTTACGAGACAATATTGAATATAATTTGGCGGATTTAAGGCAAAGAGATTACAATTTTGCGATTGTAGACGAGGTAGACTCTATTTTAATAGATGAGGCGAGAACCCCTCTTATTATTTCCGCACCAACAGCGGAATCGGGGGACTTTTATGGTCTGTTTGCGAGAATTGTTCGTGATTTTGTAAAAGACGTGGATTTTACTGTAGAAGAAAAACATAAGGCAATACAACTTACAGATGCGGGTATTAACAAAGCAGAGAAAGCACTCAATGTAGATAATATTTATACAGACGGAGGTATAAAATATGTGCATCACCTTGAAACTGCCGTGAGAGCTAAGGCACTCTTTGAATTAAATAAAGACTATGTCATTCGGGAAGAGGAGGTAGTAATAGTGGATGAATTCACAGGAAGACTTCAACCAGGTAGAAGATGGTCAGAAGGTTTGCATCAGGCGATTGAAGCAAAAGAAAATGTAAAAGTACAGAAAGAATCGCGTACATTTGCGTCTATTACATTCCAAAATTATTTCAGAATGTATAAGAAACTTTCCGGTATGACAGGCACCGCCATCACTTCTTCCGAAGAATTTTTCAAGGTATATCACATGGATACTATTCCCGTACCGACAAATAAATTAGTTGATAGAAAAGATTTGAATGACTTTATCTTTCAAACAGAGAATGGAAAATTTAAGGCTCTTGCAAGAAAAGTAAAAGAGCTGAATAGACTTGGTCAGCCAGTGCTTATCGGAACTGTTTCAATAGAAAAAAATGAAGTCCTTTCGGAATATTTGAAGAAAGAAGGGGTTCCACACAATGTATTGAATGCCAAAAATCACGAAAAGGAAGGTGAAATAGTGGCACAAGCAGGAAAACTCGGTGCGGTAACTGTCGCTACTAATATGGCAGGAAGAGGTGTGGACATAAAGCTCGGTGGTGTGCCGTTTGATCAATCTACTTATGAGAAAGTAAAATCTCTCGGTGGGCTTTACGTAATAGGTACGGAAAGACATGAAGCGAGGAGAATAGATAATCAACTTCGAGGGAGATCTGGAAGGCAGGGCGATCCCGGTACAACCCAATTTTTCGTATCGATGGAGGATTCTTTGATGAGAATTTTTGCTTCGGATACCGTGAAGAAAATGATGGGAAGATTTGGAATACCCGAAGACGAACCGATTGAGAATTATCTCATCACAAAATCGCTTGAAAATGCACAAGAAAAAATCGAAGGTTTTAACTTTGATTCTAGAAAGCATGTCTTGGAATATGACGATGTTTTGAATTTCCAGAGAAAGACTGTCTATGAAAGAAGAAGGAAAATTCTTGTGGGAGGTATTGATGCTGTGAAAGAAAAGCTGGCAGAGATTGCAACTGATGAAGAATCAGAGAAGATTATCAATGAAAAGATAAAACAATTCGGCGAAGCGGAATTCTACAGAGTGATGAGAGTGATAATGCTTCAGGCCATAGATATGTTTTGGGTGGATCATTTGGAAATGATGGACTATTTGCGTGGAAGCGTGAATCTTCGCGCTTATGGTCAGAGAGATCCTCTCGTAGAATATAAGAAAGACGGCTTGCGACTTTTCAAAGAAATGCAAATAGCTATAAATGAGCAAGTATTGAAACTTCTACCACATGTCGGAGCAGGAGCATTCCAAGCTGAAGAAGAAAAACTGAAAGAAACTCAAAAGCATATGAAGGTCGCGGGTGCGGAAGGTAAGACAGATAGTATAGCTGCGCCAGTTCGTTCCGGAGATAAAGTCGGAAGAAATGATCCATGTCCTTGTGGAAGTGGGAAGAAATATAAACATTGTCATGGAAAAGATAAATAA